A genomic window from Candidatus Pelagisphaera phototrophica includes:
- a CDS encoding M42 family metallopeptidase, whose amino-acid sequence MTYTPSEFLVDLLNAKSPSGAEGQSQAVFDKYVESHSDSYERDVLGNRIATLEGNGGPSVMFSGHLDELGFIITYIDEKGFLYFATIGGHDRIIIPGRRVLIQTNKGVVKGVTGKRAVHLMNAEDREKVPKINEMWIDIAAANKEDALSRVQVGDVATYDHEFELIHGSVGAARAFDNKCGAYIVGETLRRLSADNESLKAKVISVGTAQEEIGVRGATTSSYGVNPDFAVAVDVGHSTDHPDCDKRKFGETKLGAGPIITRGPNINPIVFNKLIEAAKKRDIPYQLEGDPRPTGTDARAIQMARSGVATGLISVPLRYMHTPSEMVDLEDVEQSIRLLEGFAKDLQVGENGNW is encoded by the coding sequence ATGACCTATACACCGTCTGAATTCCTCGTCGATCTACTCAACGCCAAAAGCCCTTCGGGAGCGGAAGGACAATCCCAGGCCGTCTTTGACAAATATGTCGAGTCCCATTCCGATTCCTACGAACGGGACGTCCTAGGCAATCGCATCGCAACCCTCGAAGGAAATGGCGGGCCATCAGTCATGTTTTCCGGTCATCTCGACGAACTTGGTTTCATTATCACCTACATCGACGAAAAGGGGTTCCTCTACTTCGCCACCATTGGCGGACACGACCGTATCATCATCCCAGGCCGCCGCGTGCTCATCCAGACAAACAAGGGAGTGGTCAAAGGGGTTACAGGTAAACGAGCCGTCCACCTCATGAATGCGGAAGACAGAGAGAAAGTCCCAAAAATCAATGAGATGTGGATCGATATTGCCGCGGCAAACAAGGAAGACGCTTTGTCACGTGTGCAAGTAGGCGACGTAGCCACTTACGATCACGAGTTCGAACTCATTCATGGTTCCGTTGGTGCCGCTCGCGCCTTCGACAACAAATGCGGAGCCTACATCGTCGGAGAAACACTACGCCGCCTCTCGGCAGACAATGAGTCCTTAAAAGCAAAAGTCATATCTGTGGGCACCGCCCAGGAAGAAATCGGCGTCAGAGGTGCCACTACATCTAGCTATGGTGTAAATCCTGATTTCGCAGTCGCCGTGGATGTTGGCCACAGCACGGATCATCCTGATTGCGACAAGCGCAAGTTCGGGGAAACCAAATTGGGAGCAGGACCGATCATTACTCGCGGTCCAAACATCAATCCCATCGTATTCAATAAACTGATCGAGGCTGCCAAGAAACGTGACATCCCCTACCAACTCGAAGGCGACCCTCGACCTACTGGCACAGATGCTCGAGCCATTCAAATGGCCCGCAGCGGAGTCGCCACCGGCCTCATATCTGTCCCTCTTCGCTACATGCACACCCCCAGCGAAATGGTCGACCTTGAAGATGTCGAACAATCCATCCGACTCCTTGAAGGATTTGCCAAAGACCTCCAGGTCGGCGAAAACGGAAACTGGTAA
- a CDS encoding Maf family protein, whose product MCVSNPARFILASASPRRKDILERMGARFEIIPAEVDENESGDSDPQAMVRENAVLKAGWVAKRYPDRFVLGSDTTVHLDGRVLNKPVDMDDARSMLQKLSQRTHIVHTGVSLYCQSRQIEETISVRSEVTFKGLSDETIERYFEIVNPLDKAGSYGIQEGTDLIIDSFKGSHSNIMGLPFDETKAMLECYSLI is encoded by the coding sequence ATGTGTGTATCTAATCCAGCTAGATTCATCCTCGCTTCCGCCTCGCCTCGCCGAAAAGACATCTTGGAGCGGATGGGGGCTCGGTTCGAGATTATCCCTGCGGAGGTGGACGAGAATGAATCGGGTGATTCCGATCCGCAAGCCATGGTGCGAGAGAATGCAGTTTTAAAGGCCGGTTGGGTGGCAAAGCGATATCCCGACCGTTTTGTTCTAGGCTCTGACACAACGGTCCACCTAGACGGACGGGTACTGAACAAGCCCGTTGATATGGACGATGCGCGAAGCATGTTGCAAAAACTGTCACAACGTACCCATATTGTGCATACGGGAGTTTCGCTCTACTGCCAGTCTAGGCAGATTGAGGAGACAATCAGCGTTCGCAGCGAGGTGACGTTCAAAGGGCTGAGTGATGAGACGATCGAACGCTATTTCGAGATCGTTAATCCGCTGGACAAGGCGGGCTCTTACGGAATTCAGGAGGGAACGGATCTCATTATCGACTCCTTCAAGGGGTCGCATTCCAACATCATGGGGTTGCCGTTTGATGAAACAAAGGCCATGCTGGAGTGTTATAGTCTAATCTGA
- a CDS encoding NAD+ synthase yields the protein MLNPALADTGTLPGKTIRIHRKIPHGKNLLFAERVVLLDGIRMKIGLAQINVTVGDLQNNEERIVRAYHELVSQGADYVVFPELVITGYPPRDLLFKQQFVPDNLESLQRVASKTSSVPAILGYVDLNNDSAGRNFHNAAAVCFDGKVQETGHKCLLPTYDVFDEDRYFQAAQKPLVFEHKGRKIALTICEDIWTSPEVAPRQLYPTSPTEFLKTQSLDLHFNLSASPWHIEKTHLRRKLISNISIQLGCPSVYVNAVGGNDELIFDGRSMIANTKGEIIAGLLGFAEELRVVDVQGSPNKIEPSFEQSQTQDIEDALVLGLKDYVHKCGFRKALIGLSGGIDSAVTAALAVKALGKENVTGIALPSSISSDHSKNDAEELAQNLGIEFHMVPIEGIVAASEATLEPLISHTEKDVTEENIQARSRGLLLMALSNKFGALLLTTGNKSELSVGYCTLYGDMCGGLAVISDLPKVKVFELALHMNRDGLLVPVNTIEKPPSAELRPDQKDEDSLPPYDVLDGILKAYVEEGKSSSDIIALGYDTDVVKDIIRKVDLNEYKRKQAAPGLKLTPLAFGVGRRIPIVQKYVS from the coding sequence ATGCTAAATCCCGCCTTGGCGGACACAGGGACGCTCCCCGGAAAAACCATCCGAATTCACCGCAAAATCCCCCACGGCAAAAACTTGCTCTTTGCCGAGCGAGTTGTTCTCCTCGATGGTATCCGCATGAAAATCGGACTAGCCCAGATAAATGTAACCGTAGGCGACCTTCAGAATAATGAAGAGCGGATCGTGCGAGCCTACCATGAATTGGTTTCTCAAGGGGCGGATTATGTTGTTTTTCCTGAATTGGTTATCACCGGTTACCCCCCTAGAGACCTGCTCTTTAAGCAGCAATTCGTTCCAGACAACTTGGAATCACTCCAAAGGGTAGCCTCCAAAACCAGCTCAGTCCCAGCTATTCTCGGGTATGTTGATTTAAACAATGATTCTGCCGGACGGAATTTTCACAATGCCGCCGCCGTCTGCTTCGATGGTAAGGTCCAGGAAACGGGGCACAAGTGCCTTCTGCCCACTTACGATGTCTTCGACGAGGACCGATACTTCCAGGCCGCCCAAAAGCCCTTAGTTTTCGAACACAAGGGACGGAAGATCGCCTTAACCATTTGTGAAGATATTTGGACCTCGCCAGAGGTCGCTCCTCGACAACTTTACCCCACCTCACCCACTGAATTCCTCAAGACCCAGTCGCTAGATCTTCACTTCAATCTTTCCGCCAGTCCATGGCACATTGAAAAGACGCACCTGCGCCGCAAATTGATATCTAACATTTCGATCCAATTGGGATGCCCTAGCGTTTATGTTAACGCTGTAGGCGGTAACGACGAGCTCATCTTCGACGGCCGAAGCATGATCGCGAACACAAAAGGCGAGATCATTGCCGGTCTTTTGGGATTTGCCGAGGAACTGCGAGTGGTCGACGTTCAGGGCAGTCCCAACAAGATTGAACCCAGTTTCGAACAATCCCAAACGCAGGATATCGAAGATGCACTCGTGCTTGGGTTGAAAGATTACGTCCACAAGTGCGGGTTTAGAAAAGCCTTAATCGGACTGAGCGGAGGCATTGATTCAGCGGTCACCGCTGCTCTCGCCGTAAAAGCCCTCGGGAAGGAGAATGTCACCGGTATCGCCCTGCCTTCTTCCATTTCCTCGGACCATAGCAAAAACGACGCGGAAGAACTTGCCCAGAATTTGGGCATCGAATTCCACATGGTTCCAATAGAAGGAATCGTCGCCGCTTCTGAGGCCACTCTGGAGCCTCTTATTAGCCACACGGAAAAAGATGTAACTGAGGAAAACATACAAGCGCGATCTAGAGGACTTCTCCTCATGGCCCTCTCAAACAAATTTGGGGCCCTCCTACTAACCACTGGCAACAAGAGTGAACTTTCCGTGGGCTATTGCACCCTTTATGGCGACATGTGTGGCGGACTAGCCGTCATTTCTGATCTGCCGAAAGTTAAAGTCTTCGAGCTGGCTCTTCACATGAACCGGGATGGCTTATTGGTTCCGGTCAATACCATAGAAAAGCCCCCTTCCGCCGAACTGCGTCCCGACCAGAAGGACGAAGACAGCTTGCCACCCTACGATGTCCTCGATGGCATTCTCAAAGCCTACGTCGAAGAAGGAAAGTCTAGCAGTGACATTATTGCTCTCGGATATGACACAGACGTAGTGAAAGACATTATACGCAAAGTTGACCTAAACGAATACAAGCGCAAGCAAGCCGCCCCCGGTTTAAAACTCACTCCCCTCGCCTTCGGCGTCGGCCGCCGTATTCCAATTGTTCAAAAATACGTTTCGTGA
- the hemL gene encoding glutamate-1-semialdehyde 2,1-aminomutase, with protein sequence MSNSSDLFERAKQLIPGGVNSPVRAFRSVGGTPFFTKKANGATLTTADDQDLIDFVCTWGPAIHGHNHPVIREAIAEALNNGTSFGTPNPYEVEMAELLVEMVPSLEKIRMVNSGTEATMTAIRLARGYTKRNKIIKFEGCYHGHVDSLLIKAGSGALTLGNPDSAGIPESLAAETIVLPFNELEAVAAAFEKYSDEIAGIILEPYPANIGLIFPKSGYLQGLRDLCTQFGSVLIFDEVMTGFRVTAGGVQTKEGITPDLTTLGKIIGGGLPVGALGGRAEIMNHLAPLGPVYQAGTLSGNPLAMAAGIASLKLLRDSDAYNRLEKLGTQVKEAISSTLYEIGLPGQIPQVGSMFCLYFTDTPVENLDEATATDTDRFNKYFHTCLENGAYIPPSKYEGNFISTAHDQGGIDQACDIFVNALRSL encoded by the coding sequence ATGTCAAATTCCTCTGACCTCTTCGAACGAGCCAAGCAACTAATTCCTGGTGGCGTCAACTCGCCTGTGCGGGCATTTCGCTCTGTCGGTGGCACCCCCTTTTTCACTAAGAAAGCAAATGGAGCCACACTCACCACGGCGGACGATCAGGATCTCATCGACTTCGTCTGCACATGGGGTCCGGCTATCCATGGTCACAATCATCCTGTGATCCGGGAAGCCATCGCTGAGGCTCTGAACAATGGAACCAGTTTCGGCACGCCTAACCCATACGAAGTCGAGATGGCTGAACTACTCGTGGAAATGGTGCCATCCTTGGAAAAGATACGCATGGTCAATAGTGGGACCGAAGCCACCATGACGGCCATTCGGCTCGCGCGCGGCTACACAAAGCGAAACAAGATCATCAAATTCGAAGGATGCTATCATGGCCACGTTGATTCGCTTCTCATCAAAGCCGGTTCCGGTGCCTTGACACTCGGCAATCCGGACAGCGCCGGCATTCCTGAGAGCCTGGCCGCGGAAACGATCGTGCTTCCATTTAATGAACTCGAAGCGGTCGCGGCAGCATTTGAGAAGTATAGCGATGAAATCGCTGGAATTATCCTTGAGCCATATCCCGCTAACATCGGCTTGATCTTTCCAAAGTCGGGATACTTGCAAGGCCTTCGCGATCTCTGCACCCAGTTTGGTTCTGTGCTCATTTTCGACGAGGTAATGACAGGATTTCGCGTAACCGCAGGTGGAGTACAGACGAAAGAAGGAATCACACCCGACTTGACCACTCTCGGCAAAATAATCGGCGGCGGTCTTCCTGTGGGTGCCTTGGGCGGCAGAGCCGAAATCATGAATCATCTCGCCCCGCTTGGGCCTGTCTATCAGGCGGGTACCTTGAGCGGCAATCCACTTGCCATGGCCGCCGGAATTGCATCGCTCAAGCTTCTCAGGGATAGCGACGCCTACAATCGGCTCGAAAAGTTGGGAACTCAGGTAAAGGAGGCCATTAGCTCAACCCTGTACGAGATCGGACTGCCCGGCCAGATTCCTCAAGTTGGGTCCATGTTCTGTCTCTACTTCACCGACACACCTGTCGAAAACCTCGACGAGGCCACCGCGACGGACACTGATAGGTTCAACAAATACTTTCATACTTGTCTGGAAAACGGCGCCTACATCCCTCCCTCGAAATACGAAGGCAATTTCATCTCCACCGCCCACGACCAAGGCGGCATTGACCAAGCATGTGACATATTTGTGAACGCGTTACGATCGTTGTAG
- the tatC gene encoding twin-arginine translocase subunit TatC, with translation MSEIEPYEEEDDEPKWAGDPKQMGFLDHLEELRWTLLKPLVVFVAAFIASMIFITDVKDILLSPLESNYSHLTEAERAVVFAGLTTMNVTGVFVAMLLIGIIIGLMVASPVIIYYAGRFLAPALTVREKKILVPGSFAVLILFLLGCTFGYFFLLPRTIMAVIWFNNLLGFQLLWTTSNYFGFLTFTILGLGLAFQMPLAIVVLVSVGVVTPQQLRTYRRYIVLSIVITAAILTPPEPITQLALAIPLWVLYEVAILVSVFLKKKEDEKEKAEFSDYEVVDPQGYDNSDESHSDYDYDHDADHDGDPHHVESTSSEEDDGSENDLVSEDQDAEDDSDSDDESDIDEDRKRDE, from the coding sequence ATGAGCGAGATCGAACCATACGAAGAAGAAGACGATGAACCCAAGTGGGCGGGCGATCCGAAGCAAATGGGCTTTCTGGACCATTTGGAAGAGCTGCGCTGGACCCTGCTCAAGCCGCTTGTCGTATTCGTGGCGGCTTTTATTGCATCGATGATATTCATAACGGACGTTAAGGATATTCTTCTCTCCCCGCTTGAATCCAATTATTCCCATTTGACCGAAGCCGAGCGCGCGGTGGTTTTCGCTGGGCTGACGACTATGAACGTCACCGGTGTATTCGTGGCTATGCTTCTCATTGGCATTATTATTGGTTTAATGGTAGCGTCTCCAGTTATTATATACTACGCGGGCAGATTCCTTGCGCCGGCATTGACGGTTAGGGAGAAGAAAATCCTCGTTCCAGGTTCGTTTGCTGTTCTCATTCTCTTCCTGCTAGGCTGCACATTTGGATACTTTTTTCTTTTGCCGCGAACGATTATGGCGGTAATATGGTTTAATAATTTGCTGGGGTTTCAGCTTCTTTGGACGACTAGCAACTATTTTGGGTTTCTCACTTTTACGATACTGGGTCTGGGGCTCGCTTTTCAGATGCCGTTGGCCATTGTGGTTTTGGTTTCGGTTGGAGTAGTCACTCCGCAGCAGTTAAGAACCTATCGGCGATACATCGTGCTCAGTATCGTGATCACTGCTGCAATATTGACTCCGCCTGAACCGATAACTCAGTTGGCTTTGGCCATTCCACTTTGGGTGCTGTATGAGGTCGCCATTTTGGTTTCGGTATTTTTAAAGAAGAAAGAGGATGAAAAGGAGAAGGCTGAATTCTCAGACTACGAAGTAGTGGATCCGCAAGGTTACGATAACAGTGATGAATCTCATTCGGATTACGACTACGACCACGACGCTGATCATGACGGCGATCCTCACCATGTAGAAAGCACATCTTCGGAGGAAGACGACGGTTCTGAAAACGATCTCGTTAGTGAGGACCAAGATGCGGAAGACGACAGCGATAGTGACGACGAGTCCGATATCGATGAGGATCGGAAACGGGATGAGTAG
- the ppdK gene encoding pyruvate, phosphate dikinase, with translation MPSKKTAKKAKKVASKRAPKAAKYVYSFGKKTDGNAKMKNLLGGKGANLAEMARIGLPVPGGFTITTDVCVEYYKNGRVYPAALKGQIATAIKICEKESGKKFGDQKNPLLFSVRSGARESMPGMMDTILNLGLNDKTVEALKVKSGNGRFAYDCYRRFVQMYGDVVMGVQSRTENEPDPFEHALHLVKKEVGVTIDSDLTEENNKEVIKRFQKLIKDRTGGAFPQDVQKQLDGAVSAVFNSWENERATLYRQKYGIPAEWGTAVNVQLMVFGNLGDTSATGVAFTRDPANGENVFYGEYLINAQGEDVVAGVRTPFPIAQLADDMPKSHKELSVVRKKLEKHFGDVQDFEFTIEDGKLYMLQTRNGKRTGLAAVRIAVEMTKQRLMTQQTAVTKIPADQISSLLVPIFDTNAIKKAKLMATGLPAGPGAASGKIVFNAADAEKEVALGNSVVLCREETSPEDLRGMIASDGILTSRGGVSSHAALVARQMGKVCICGASDIHIDYASATLTAGKIVLKEGDSISIDGTTGEIFAGSVATAPSEVSQVLAGKMKAEKSYTFQMFNQIMKWSDKYRTMGVRTNADSPEQSKSAVSMGAEGIGLCRTEHMFFEGDRISYMREMILAPSVAARKAALKKLLPFQRKDFNGLFKAMEGRPVTIRFLDPPLHEFLPHDDASRRDLAEHLGVSPEIVSDRVRALHEENPMLGHRGCRLGISYPEITEMQARAVFEAAAQVLKLKRKIKVKPEIMIPLVGFKDELDNQVAIVHRVAAEVQKAKGVKIDYLVGTMLEVPRACVTSAEIAKTAQFFSFGTNDLTQTTLGMSRDDAGSFLSKYKDLDIIPQNPFATLDQEGVGSLVKQGVDGGKSTNPDIKLGICGEHGGDPASIKFCHNAGLSYVSCSPNRVPVARLAAAQAAIEAEA, from the coding sequence ATGCCATCCAAAAAAACTGCGAAAAAAGCAAAGAAGGTCGCGAGCAAACGCGCTCCAAAGGCCGCTAAATACGTTTACTCGTTCGGTAAGAAAACCGACGGTAACGCCAAAATGAAGAACTTGCTTGGCGGCAAGGGAGCCAATCTTGCGGAGATGGCCAGAATCGGTCTTCCGGTTCCAGGCGGCTTCACAATTACGACGGACGTCTGTGTAGAGTACTACAAAAACGGCCGCGTCTATCCTGCTGCCCTCAAGGGCCAGATCGCTACCGCGATCAAGATTTGCGAAAAGGAGAGCGGTAAGAAGTTCGGTGACCAGAAGAACCCTCTTCTGTTCTCCGTTCGCTCGGGCGCTCGCGAGTCCATGCCAGGCATGATGGACACAATCCTCAACCTTGGTCTTAACGACAAGACGGTAGAGGCTCTCAAGGTGAAGTCTGGTAATGGACGTTTCGCCTACGATTGCTACCGCCGTTTCGTTCAAATGTACGGAGACGTCGTAATGGGCGTTCAATCTCGCACGGAAAACGAGCCAGACCCCTTTGAGCACGCACTGCATTTAGTGAAGAAGGAAGTCGGCGTTACGATTGATTCCGACCTTACTGAAGAAAATAACAAGGAAGTCATCAAGCGTTTCCAGAAACTCATCAAGGATCGCACTGGCGGTGCATTTCCACAAGACGTTCAAAAGCAACTCGATGGGGCAGTCAGTGCGGTCTTCAATTCTTGGGAGAACGAAAGGGCCACTCTCTACCGCCAGAAATACGGTATCCCGGCAGAATGGGGAACCGCTGTTAACGTCCAGTTGATGGTGTTCGGTAACTTGGGCGACACTTCCGCAACCGGTGTTGCATTCACACGTGACCCTGCCAATGGCGAGAACGTGTTCTATGGTGAATATCTGATCAACGCTCAGGGTGAGGACGTGGTAGCTGGTGTTCGCACTCCATTCCCAATCGCCCAGCTCGCTGACGACATGCCTAAGTCTCACAAGGAGCTCAGCGTTGTCCGTAAGAAACTGGAAAAACACTTTGGCGACGTACAGGATTTCGAATTCACGATCGAAGACGGAAAGCTCTACATGCTGCAGACGCGTAACGGAAAGCGCACTGGTCTTGCCGCTGTACGCATCGCGGTCGAGATGACCAAGCAGAGGCTCATGACCCAGCAAACTGCGGTCACCAAGATCCCTGCGGACCAGATCTCGAGCTTGCTTGTTCCGATCTTTGACACGAACGCAATTAAGAAGGCCAAGTTGATGGCAACCGGTCTTCCCGCAGGCCCTGGCGCGGCTTCGGGCAAAATCGTCTTTAACGCGGCCGATGCGGAGAAAGAAGTCGCATTAGGCAACTCGGTTGTTCTTTGCCGTGAAGAGACTTCTCCAGAAGACCTGCGTGGCATGATCGCTTCAGACGGGATCCTCACTTCACGAGGAGGTGTTTCGTCTCACGCGGCTCTCGTTGCTCGCCAAATGGGCAAGGTTTGTATCTGTGGCGCTTCAGACATCCACATCGACTACGCTTCAGCCACTCTCACTGCAGGAAAGATCGTCCTCAAGGAAGGTGACTCTATTTCTATCGATGGCACCACTGGTGAAATTTTCGCCGGAAGCGTAGCAACCGCACCTTCAGAAGTCTCTCAGGTCCTAGCAGGCAAGATGAAGGCTGAGAAGAGCTACACCTTCCAGATGTTCAATCAGATAATGAAATGGTCTGACAAGTACCGTACTATGGGAGTTCGCACGAACGCTGATTCTCCGGAGCAGTCCAAGTCCGCGGTATCCATGGGAGCGGAAGGCATCGGCCTTTGCCGCACCGAACATATGTTCTTCGAAGGCGATCGTATATCCTACATGCGTGAGATGATACTCGCTCCTTCAGTAGCCGCTCGCAAAGCAGCCCTGAAGAAGCTGCTTCCTTTCCAACGCAAGGACTTCAACGGTCTCTTTAAAGCGATGGAAGGCCGCCCAGTCACTATTAGATTCCTGGATCCTCCATTGCATGAGTTCTTACCGCACGACGACGCGTCTCGTCGGGACTTGGCAGAGCACTTGGGAGTTTCTCCGGAAATAGTTAGCGATCGTGTTCGAGCGCTTCACGAAGAGAACCCAATGCTGGGACATCGTGGATGTCGCCTGGGGATTTCCTACCCGGAAATCACTGAAATGCAAGCTCGCGCCGTATTCGAAGCTGCCGCTCAGGTACTCAAGCTAAAGCGCAAAATCAAGGTGAAGCCAGAGATCATGATACCTCTGGTGGGTTTCAAGGATGAGCTCGACAACCAAGTGGCGATTGTTCACCGCGTCGCAGCTGAGGTTCAGAAAGCTAAGGGCGTAAAGATCGACTACCTCGTAGGCACAATGCTTGAAGTGCCTCGTGCTTGTGTAACTTCTGCAGAAATCGCGAAAACCGCACAGTTCTTCAGTTTTGGCACCAACGACCTGACTCAGACCACTTTGGGAATGAGTCGCGACGATGCAGGCAGCTTCCTCAGCAAGTACAAGGACCTCGATATCATTCCGCAGAATCCGTTTGCAACGCTCGACCAAGAAGGCGTTGGCTCATTGGTGAAGCAAGGTGTCGACGGTGGAAAATCCACAAACCCTGATATCAAATTAGGCATCTGTGGAGAGCATGGAGGCGACCCCGCATCTATCAAATTCTGCCACAACGCTGGCCTGTCCTATGTTAGCTGCTCGCCAAATCGCGTTCCAGTGGCGCGTCTCGCCGCCGCCCAAGCAGCGATTGAGGCCGAAGCGTAG
- the hflX gene encoding GTPase HflX, with product MFDLEENRKKVQSALLIGIQHPKMTRQESEYLLAELAELTRNLDIPIVGEMIIKLRKPTPAFLVGKGKLEEIISIIQEQKIDVIIFDEELSPAQQRNWERESKIAVIDRQEVIIDIFSERAQTKEAVLQVALARMQYSLPRLTRAWTHLSRQRGGGTGARGQGETQLEADRRMINDRIAITKKELKEVIKHRHVQRSKRIRRPVPTISIVGYTNAGKSSLLNKLTQSDALAEDKLFATLDPTTRRLDLDKSQHVLLTDTVGFVRRLPHRLVDAFKATLEEAVVADLLIHLVDVSNPEFESHFETTESVLAEIGATENPRLLVFNKIDNFGDEGTLSRIKLLHKDALYISAATGEGLEALKEDISTVLNAKLAPSRIVIPHDRYDIISKLHCSGGIRHQETEDDGVHIEGLFPESVQGIIAPFIVSQ from the coding sequence TTGTTCGACCTCGAAGAAAATAGAAAAAAAGTTCAGAGTGCCCTTCTTATCGGGATTCAACATCCCAAGATGACGCGTCAGGAATCTGAATACTTATTGGCCGAACTCGCGGAACTTACGCGAAATCTGGATATCCCCATAGTGGGCGAGATGATTATCAAGCTCCGCAAGCCCACGCCCGCTTTTCTCGTTGGGAAAGGGAAACTCGAAGAGATCATCAGCATCATTCAAGAGCAAAAAATAGACGTCATCATTTTCGATGAGGAACTCTCTCCTGCTCAGCAACGAAATTGGGAGCGTGAGTCCAAAATCGCTGTAATTGACCGCCAAGAGGTGATCATCGACATTTTTTCCGAAAGGGCTCAGACCAAAGAGGCTGTCCTTCAGGTAGCTCTTGCTCGCATGCAGTACTCTCTGCCACGCTTGACCAGAGCGTGGACTCACTTGAGTCGGCAACGAGGTGGCGGCACAGGTGCCAGAGGCCAAGGTGAAACCCAGCTAGAAGCGGACCGACGCATGATAAACGATCGTATTGCGATTACAAAAAAGGAGCTCAAAGAGGTTATCAAACACCGGCACGTACAACGATCCAAGCGCATCCGCCGTCCTGTCCCCACTATTTCAATAGTTGGATACACGAATGCTGGTAAATCTTCGCTTCTAAACAAGCTCACTCAGTCAGACGCTCTTGCAGAAGACAAATTATTCGCCACTCTCGATCCCACGACCCGTCGCCTCGATCTCGACAAAAGCCAACATGTGCTTTTGACTGATACCGTTGGATTTGTGAGACGTCTTCCTCACAGACTCGTCGATGCTTTTAAGGCGACTCTTGAAGAGGCCGTCGTCGCCGATCTGCTGATACACTTAGTCGATGTCTCGAATCCGGAATTCGAAAGTCACTTTGAGACAACTGAATCGGTATTAGCGGAAATTGGAGCCACCGAAAACCCAAGGCTCCTCGTTTTCAATAAAATCGACAATTTTGGGGACGAGGGAACCCTTAGCCGGATAAAGCTCCTTCATAAAGATGCTCTATACATTAGTGCCGCCACGGGAGAAGGACTTGAGGCTCTAAAAGAAGACATATCGACAGTCCTCAACGCAAAACTCGCCCCCTCCAGAATTGTCATACCGCACGATCGTTACGACATCATCTCAAAATTGCACTGCAGTGGAGGTATTCGCCACCAAGAAACCGAAGATGATGGTGTACATATCGAAGGTCTCTTCCCAGAAAGTGTTCAGGGTATCATCGCACCGTTTATCGTCTCGCAATAG